The genome window GCATCAAAGCTTGGCGGCGTAATCTTACCTATGCTCTTAGTGCGTTCTTCTAGGCTATAGAGTCTTTCTTGCTGCTCCTCTTTAATCTCATTTACAGCCTGTTCTATTATGCGAACATTTTCTATTATTGGAGATATTTTTTGGATCAATCCTTCGCCTATTTTTAATTCAATTTGGCTATTTATCTCATCTATATCTATATTATTTTGTACAATTGGCGGGGTTTGAGGGATCTCTTTTATCTGCTTTTTAAGCTGATAATTCTCTTTTATCAACCCTTCAATAGCTAATTCAAATTTAGAAAATTTTGCATTTACTTGCTTATCTCTAAGCCATAAAATCGCTCCAAAAACACCCAAAAGCAGTATAAAAGCGATATAAAGTAATAACTCATTGCTCACTATTTTTTGCCTTTCTTATCTCTAATCTCTCACTTTCAGCCACAAAGGCGTTCCATTCTCTCTCATTTCCTCTTGATATCTTTAGGATTTTAGCACATTTTGGTGTAACTGCTTTAAAATACATCAACACTTCTCGCCTAATAAACAGTGGTAAATTTACCCTAGCATAATAAGTAACTCCAACTTCTAAACACTCATTATCAAACTCAAATCCCTCATATCCAATCTTGCTTGTTGT of Campylobacter vicugnae contains these proteins:
- a CDS encoding DUF6115 domain-containing protein, giving the protein MSNELLLYIAFILLLGVFGAILWLRDKQVNAKFSKFELAIEGLIKENYQLKKQIKEIPQTPPIVQNNIDIDEINSQIELKIGEGLIQKISPIIENVRIIEQAVNEIKEEQQERLYSLEERTKSIGKITPPSFDANHENRVVEMFRSGKSPEMIAKDLQLGVGQVTMILKFKKEI